In Bdellovibrio sp. GT3, one genomic interval encodes:
- a CDS encoding cysteine hydrolase family protein, with translation MNLNTALLLIDVQSKMFAPFKPVHASEDLLENLQKLLRLTRASGTPVIFVQNNGQAGDLDETRTEGWMLHPEMEIQGGDLIVQKALHDPFTGTELHNVLQKKGIKKLIIAGMQSETCIAATCRKAHELGYGVTLVSDSHSTYATGGNTAEEIIQGINAEMKELVSLWRVSDVEF, from the coding sequence ATGAATTTGAACACCGCTTTATTACTGATCGACGTCCAATCAAAAATGTTTGCTCCCTTTAAGCCGGTCCATGCATCCGAAGACCTTCTGGAAAACCTTCAGAAACTGCTGCGCTTGACGCGGGCTTCGGGGACGCCGGTGATTTTCGTTCAGAATAACGGGCAAGCCGGGGATCTTGATGAAACCCGAACAGAAGGTTGGATGTTGCATCCGGAAATGGAAATCCAAGGCGGGGACTTGATTGTGCAAAAGGCCTTGCATGACCCGTTTACCGGAACGGAGCTGCATAATGTTTTGCAAAAAAAAGGTATCAAAAAGTTGATTATCGCCGGAATGCAGTCGGAAACCTGTATCGCCGCCACTTGTCGCAAAGCTCACGAATTGGGTTACGGTGTGACGTTGGTCAGTGACTCGCACAGTACCTACGCAACGGGCGGCAATACCGCTGAGGAAATCATTCAGGGCATCAACGCCGAAATGAAGGAGCTTGTCAGCCTGTGGCGGGTCTCCGACGTGGAATTCTAA